Proteins encoded within one genomic window of Gloeobacter kilaueensis JS1:
- a CDS encoding thioredoxin domain-containing protein — translation MDTASGSRMGIWIRNGIVAVATVLIAVLVFFASRSQSPSLAQMATTAVPLEQALTSGRPTFVEFYADWCSSCQTMAPVIAQLKERYGSRANFVMLNVDNPRWLPELQQYKVYGIPHYAFLDDRGRPLGSVVGLQPSTVLADNLSALVAGERQLPGLTAAPGRTSTFTPPKRAVQPTDHS, via the coding sequence ATGGATACGGCTTCTGGGAGCAGGATGGGCATCTGGATACGCAACGGCATTGTCGCTGTAGCGACGGTGCTGATCGCGGTGCTCGTCTTTTTTGCCTCGCGCAGCCAGTCGCCCTCGCTGGCCCAGATGGCGACGACGGCGGTGCCCCTCGAGCAGGCGCTCACCAGCGGCAGGCCGACCTTTGTCGAGTTCTACGCCGATTGGTGCAGCAGCTGTCAGACGATGGCCCCGGTAATTGCTCAGCTCAAAGAGCGCTATGGCAGCCGGGCCAACTTTGTGATGCTCAACGTCGATAATCCCCGCTGGCTACCCGAACTGCAGCAGTACAAAGTCTACGGCATACCCCACTACGCATTTTTAGACGACCGGGGGCGGCCCCTCGGGTCGGTGGTCGGTCTGCAGCCCTCGACCGTCTTAGCGGACAACCTGAGCGCTCTGGTGGCGGGAGAACGGCAACTGCCCGGCCTGACAGCGGCTCCTGGCCGCACCTCCACCTTCACGCCGCCCAAACGCGCCGTGCAACCTACCGATCACTCGTAG
- a CDS encoding serine/threonine-protein kinase — protein sequence MLMRIMELAIAADGGNFPLNESLDSPIGRLFGERYRISRFVAGGGMGRVFQAIDTRLAGKIVAIKLLSLQLLSNPQLATRLRQWFEQEAQLSAILGKHSRIIQVTDYGVDAGQPYLVMEYLEGRSLKQLIESEGVLALERVLNLAVQMCEGLQFAHSLQTRVGGRQLSGVIHRDIKPSNIFVIDEGRLGETVKILDFGVAKVVGDVQETLHTQSGFVGTPQYASPELLRGEALDCRSDIYSLGVILYQMLTARLPFSPQTNSFGGWYHAHNHLPPIDLGAFSPEVPEAFARTVMACLAKERDERPATMAEVSDRLQAAMTTPTLFAPTSPAEDWRQVILSEQPIALPATVPSEPDTPKKPTAGRRHLAWRMILLAALAALVVLLLQAALSHRPIGLFQSVHHQGDACWARAIVSSIPRALLRVSSYSTSGTESATSPAPA from the coding sequence ATGTTGATGCGCATAATGGAACTGGCCATTGCCGCAGACGGTGGAAACTTCCCTTTGAATGAAAGCCTCGATTCTCCTATCGGTCGGCTGTTCGGCGAGCGCTACCGCATCAGCCGCTTCGTCGCCGGTGGCGGCATGGGTAGAGTCTTTCAGGCGATCGATACGCGCCTTGCCGGCAAGATCGTGGCGATCAAGTTGCTCTCGCTGCAGCTACTGAGCAACCCGCAACTGGCGACCCGCCTGCGGCAGTGGTTCGAGCAAGAAGCACAACTCAGCGCCATCCTGGGCAAGCACTCGCGGATTATCCAGGTCACAGATTACGGCGTGGATGCAGGCCAGCCGTACCTGGTCATGGAGTACCTCGAAGGCCGCAGCCTCAAGCAACTCATCGAGAGCGAGGGCGTGCTCGCCCTTGAGCGGGTCTTAAATCTGGCCGTTCAGATGTGTGAAGGTCTGCAGTTTGCCCATTCTCTGCAGACGCGGGTGGGCGGACGCCAGCTCAGTGGCGTCATCCACCGCGACATCAAGCCCAGCAACATCTTTGTCATCGACGAGGGCCGCCTCGGTGAGACGGTCAAGATACTCGATTTTGGCGTCGCCAAGGTAGTAGGCGACGTGCAGGAGACGCTGCACACCCAGTCGGGCTTTGTCGGCACCCCCCAGTACGCTTCTCCCGAGTTGTTGCGCGGCGAAGCGCTCGACTGCCGCTCCGACATCTACTCGCTCGGGGTCATCCTCTACCAGATGCTGACCGCCCGGCTGCCCTTTTCGCCCCAGACCAATTCCTTCGGTGGCTGGTACCACGCCCACAACCACCTGCCGCCCATCGACCTGGGCGCTTTCAGCCCGGAGGTGCCCGAAGCCTTTGCCCGGACGGTGATGGCCTGCCTGGCCAAAGAGCGCGACGAGCGGCCTGCGACCATGGCCGAGGTGAGCGACCGATTGCAGGCGGCGATGACCACTCCGACCCTTTTTGCACCCACTTCCCCGGCAGAAGACTGGCGGCAGGTGATCCTCTCCGAACAGCCGATCGCCCTGCCTGCCACGGTTCCGTCTGAGCCGGACACCCCCAAAAAGCCCACCGCCGGGCGCAGGCACCTGGCTTGGCGGATGATCCTCCTGGCTGCCCTCGCGGCTCTGGTGGTGCTATTACTGCAAGCTGCGCTCTCCCACCGCCCGATCGGTCTCTTCCAGAGCGTTCACCATCAGGGCGATGCCTGCTGGGCGCGGGCGATCGTTTCGAGCATTCCCCGCGCCTTGCTGAGGGTTTCCTCGTACTCGACGAGTGGAACAGAATCGGCTACCAGCCCCGCCCCGGCCTGA